In one Sesamum indicum cultivar Zhongzhi No. 13 linkage group LG12, S_indicum_v1.0, whole genome shotgun sequence genomic region, the following are encoded:
- the LOC105175928 gene encoding protein PLASTID TRANSCRIPTIONALLY ACTIVE 12: protein MSSLSPSWHYQGGGIRKIVSVDGVITKKFSATNLKISFAGSFSPPIWNFGVGSNTSLKKTPLLPHIKCEKTDKESSFEHVSVERPPYHSYMDSTSGQLEPAXXXXXXXXXXXXXXXXXSSRVRAARAPEPTGVSSGKPSFGKSPGSRRKKYKSSASASKTSEVNVVLNDPVEVESQEDSSDDPKDLVSEYVVYQTEPQEEELTGYELDKKVGNPHPFVDPKAKILVEEPLTSEELWWNWRKPEKEQWSRWQRRRPDVETVFLKAMAETGQVKLYGDHPTLTECSLYRARRHIYKEERLQAEQEKLERIGPIAYYSEWVKAWKRDTSREAVQKHFEETGEDENTQLIEMFMHQTDKEYRIMIGTDIRIRRDPLAMRMREDQIKQIWGGDPVYPTVNYIQDPNEVIDYRGPDFHEPTPNMLDYLKEHGKIISREELEKILAKEKTEELEMTDMDEAMARAVDIGENDDEGEDSDAEGDDEEDEKITRNWSVLKSNPELRKSKSQAKEKAKPKKNSMSLEEAIDDSENLTDFLLDFEEEE, encoded by the exons ATATCATTTGCAGGTTCATTTTCTCCACCAATATGGAACTTCGGTGTGGGCAGCAACACTTCACTCAAAAAGACTCCTTTGCTTCCTCATATAAAGTGTGAAAAAACTGATAAGGAGAGTTCTTTTGAGCATGTATCAGTTGAGCGTCCACCATATCATAGCTACATGGACTCCACCTCTGGACAACTTGAGCCAGC NNNNNNNNNNNNNNNNNNNNNNNNNNNNNNNNNNNNNNNNNNNNNNNNNNCATCCAGTCGTGTGAGGGCTGCCAGAGCTCCTGAACCAACTGGTGTCTCAAGCGGAAAACCATCCTTTGGAAAAAGTCCTGGAAGTAggaggaaaaaatacaagtctTCGGCCTCGGCATCTAAGACTTCAGAAGTGAATGTGGTTCTAAATGATCCAGTTGAAGTTGAATCTCAAGAGGATTCATCGGATGATCCAAAAGATCTCGTATCTGAGTATGTTGTTTATCAGACAGAACCTCAGGAAGAAGAATTGACAGGCTATGAACTGGACAAGAAGGTTGGGAATCCTCACCCTTTTGTTGATCCAAAAGCTAAGATACTAGTGGAAGAGCCACTTACAAGTGAAGAACTATGGTGGAACTGGAGAAAGCCTGAGAAGGAACAATGGTCTAGATGGCAAAGGAGACGGCCAGATGTTGAGACG GTGTTTCTCAAAGCTATGGCAGAGACAGGGCAAGTAAAGCTTTATGGCGACCACCCAACACTTACTGAATGTTCTCTTTATAGAGCTAGACGACATATTTATAAGGAAGAGAG GCTTCAGGCAGAACAAGAAAAACTAGAAAGGATAGGCCCTATAGCATACTACTCGGAATGGGTCAAAGCTTGGAAAAGAGACACTTCACGAGAAGCAGTGCAAAAGCATTTTGAAGAGACTGGTGAAGATGAGAACACACAACTCATAGAGATGTTCATGCATCAAACTGATAAAGAATACCGCATCATGATAGGGACTGATATCCGTATCCGTCGGGATCCACTAGCGATGAGAATGCGGGAGGATCAAATAAAGCAAA TATGGGGTGGAGACCCTGTTTACCCAACTGTGAACTATATCCAGGATCCAAATGAGGTGATTGATTACAGGGGTCCAGATTTTCACGAGCCAACTCCAAACATGCTTGATTATCTTAAAGAG catggaaaaataatatcaagagAGGAGCTGGAGAAAATCCTGGCTAAAGAGAAGACAGAAGAACTGGAG ATGACAGATATGGATGAAGCTATGGCAAGAGCTGTCGACATTGGAGAAAATGAT GATGAAGGTGAGGACAGTGATGCTGAAGGAGATGATGAAGAGGACGAGAAAATTACACGCAATTGGAGTGTTTTGAAAAGCAATCCTGAACTGCGCAAGTCAAAG TCGCAGGCCAAGGAGAAGGCCAAGCCCAAGAAAAATAGCATGTCCCTGGAAGAAGCTATAGATGATTCAGAAAACTTGACAGACTTTCTTTTAGActttgaagaagaagagtga